The region GGAGGCTGAGGAGCTAGGGCTTGTGACGTTTAGTGATGAGGGAATGGATACAAACGAGTTCGAGAGTGGCAAAGGCGGTTGCGAAGATACGTTTATGAAAATCAAGGAAGGAAAGCCAATTGGCAATGGCAAAAAGAATAAGAAGGGGCAAGACTATTTTTACCCAGAAACGGAAGCAATGCCGATTTTGCCAGTACTCCATTCAACAATACAAGGCATGGTGAGTGATTGGAATGATGGCGGACGTGTAGGAGCAGCGACAAACTTGAAATTGGGCAGTTTTATGGTTTGGAACGATAACGGTAGTGAAACTGGTGTAATTCGCCATAGTAATCATGGAATAAAAGCAAGGGCAATTGACATTAATATGGATACCAAGGGCAATGACTTTTCCCAACCGGAAGCAGTAGACCTCGTATTGAACGTATTGAAAAATGCACCTGTTGGCTCCTACGAATTGGGTATGCCAAGGCAAGGTCTTTTTTTCGATGCTTCAGATTTCGGTTCAGGCAATCCAACAAAGGCAATTGACGGCAGTCATGCCTATACAAAATTGAAAAGTGATGAACTTCGGACGCAAATCGAAACCATGCTTAATGATGGTTACGTTTTAAAAGTAATGGTAGATGCGCCCAATCACTTACATTTTTCCGTTGGCTCAGGCGGTTCCAACTATCTCACGAAAGCCGATATCCCATGAAAATCCCAATCTTCGCAGCCTGCATTTTCATCTACACGATCTCACTTCCAAGCTGTCGCAGCAGTGATGTTAGTCGATTATCTCGGTCTCTGATGGACTCTACATTTACCGAAATCCACTTCGTACCCGAGACAGAGGAAAACCTACTAGCAAACGGTGGGCTACTAGATTCTGATACCTTGCCGAGAGCGTTGGAGGTGCAACTCAAAATCGGCACTTACAGCCATAGACGACACATAAGCTACAAATTTGATTTAACCGTCGACGGTTGGGAGGCGTGGGTCTGCCTCGATGGCCCAGGTGAAGCTTCCTATCAATACCGTTACCTCTTGATTCCGTTTCATCCCGAAAATGAGAAATTCGGAGAAGTGCTCTATGTGGCATATAACAGTGAAGAGTGTTACACCGAGAATACGGAATCTTGGGTTTTTGATTTGGAAGGTAGAAAAGAAATTGTTACAAAAGAATTGGTTTATCAACTCCCTGGCGGGCTCGATGACTGTGAGACTGCAACAATTCCGATAATTGAAACCACGGTTTTCCACTTCGTGAATGGTAAGTTTGAGCAGGGACAAACAGAAGACCCAACCAATATTCATAAAAAAATGTATTCAATACCCTCCATGATTCAGCGCTACAAAGAGGCAGGATTTGAAGCGATGATTCCAGCGGGTTGGGAATGAAGGTCTTTTTTGAGAACGGTGTTAGCTTTGTCGCCGTTGATGCTGCGTGATATATGGAAAGGAAGGATTTAAACGGAACAAAATCTAAGACGATACTTTTTTCAGCCTTGCAAAGAAGTCAAGTACTGTTTCGATTTGGCTTTCTGATTTTGTCCCTCCTTACCACGCATTGTCGGCCGATTGGAGAACAGGATCGGACTGTGGACCCGAACAAAGGCAGCGATTTGCCTATCAGCCAAGACTCAAGGAATGAAAAAAGGATTGTTTCATTTGCTGCCTTTCTTGCCTATTTTCAGGATGATTTGCCGCTTGAATCTTGGCCTGATGGCGCACAGCGCCCCTTGGTGTTGGAAAATGATTTTTGGTACATGGACAGTATTCATCTGGAAAGCGTATTGAAACAGACATTCAGGAAACTTCCAGAAGGCGCGTTGCATTTCATTCCGACCGAGAAGATTGAACAACCTGATGAATATTCCGAAGTGATCAAAGAGCCCTATCTTTCGTTCGACTTCTATGCCTATGCCAAATTAAAACGAGGCTCCTATTGGCTCGTTTCGATCTTCGCTAGAAAAAAAGAACGGGAGGATCAGTACTACCATGTACATCCATTTTTCCTGGTAACGTATTCCGAATCAGGTCAAGATTTGGACAGTTTTATTTGGTGGAGGATCATTGATGATGATATTCAAACCTGCGGATCTGGTGCAGGTGCGAAGGATACCTTGTACATCGGGGGTAAATTTCGAATGGAGAACGATACCTTGAGTGAAATCTTCCAAAAAACCGTAATCACCCCCAAAGGCAAGTTCAAAACGGTATTCTCCAATTACCCGAAGAGCAATTTTTGATTATCTTTCAATGGAATGAGAACGGTAAATGCTATGAAATCCGGTGGCGCCAACTTGCTCTCTAAAGCTGATATTCAATGAAATTCCCAATCTTCGTAGCGTGCATTTTGATCTCCACGATCTCACTTACAAGTTGTCGCCGCCTCGTTTCTTGGAAAGGAATTCTGAAAGCTCTTAGCTTTAACCACAAGACAAAACACGAACCCGTCACCAAACAGGTCGAAATCGACGGTTACAAGCTTTTCACATTTCTGAAAACGCCCATTCATCAAAAATTCACGGTCCACCCCATACAAAATTTGTTTTTCTACCAGCAAATCACCAACTTAGTGCCAACACTTAGCCCGATTCGGTATCACCACCGAAATTTTGTTCTTTCCATTGACCAAACAGCCCAATGTCACGCCACTTTTGAATCTATTCAAATCTGTCAAAACCAACGCTGATGGTCGCTTCAATCCATTTTTAAACCCAAAAAGCAACAGCTCATGGCCACACAAGAACACATGAATGCCCAAGCCCCCGCATCCAAACAACTTGAATCTGAAGGAACTAGTTTCATGTCCCCACCACAATTTAGCCTCACCGCTGGTGGCGCGGACGGTGGAGACCCCAAAAAGGGTAAACTAGAGGCCCCACATCACCATGGGTTTGAAGGTACGCCTTACGAAAAAGACGTTGCGACTTGGCCCGGTGAGGTGGTCATGATTCATAGCCCCTGTTATTCGCAAGAAATTGAAGCCTTGGCAATGTCGGCGCAGGGGCATTCGGAGCAGTATGAAAGTGCATCCGCCGAGATGACCGCCAAGATCGAGGAATGCAAGGGACGAAAGTTTCAAAATGCAGCTGGTCAGGAAAACACGTGGGCAGACAGCAAGCTCAACGGCACGGTCAGGATGAATTCGGAGAATTGGGCTGCCACCTCCAACGGCAAAACGGGTTGGCCAAAACTCGTGATCCTGACTTTTTGGAACGATCCAAGCAATCCTGAGTCAGGGGGATACAACTATTCGCATATTTTGTTTTTCCCTTTTGAGGAATTGGTCCCTCGGGTAATCGCCGATCAGTTGCCGGGTGGAATGATCTTGTGTGGCGACGGAGGGGGAGGAAGGAAGGACATTCTCGGCCACAAGGCAAAAACCGCCGAAATCAATGAATGGATGCCGATACTTGCCGATCTGTTGGGTAAATTGGCAGGAATGGCCCCGAATCCAAAAGCACTGAGCAAGGAATTGCCCGAATTGCTTCAAAAGCTGCAAAAACTGGCTGAAGATGCCGAGCGTATCACGTCCAAGGCCCGCGAGATGAACAAGGCCAACAACGAAAACGAAGCAGAGAAGTCGGCCGAGAAGAAATTTGACCATGAAAAGTATGTGGAGATCAATGGGGAAAAGTTGGAGCGGACGAAGACGTACATCGTGGAGTTTGATCTGCATGGCGAGCATCATTCCGGAGAGCGAACCCCAGCATACTTTTTGGAAAGGTACGGAGTGGAATATGAGCTTGGCAATTGCCGTAATTTGATTTTTATCGCATTATGAACAGTATTTTCCACAGGTTTTGGGCTACTGTGACCTGCTTGGCTTGCTTTCAGCTTGGTTGCAATACCTCCTTTGATGACAAAAAAGCCATTCAGGAGGCTAAGGTCGCAATTGAAATCGGGGAATTCGAAACGGCAATTCAGAATCTCACCATTGTATTGGAGCACCAACCGAAGAATGCTGAAGCACTTGAACTTCGAGCGGAGTGCCTTTCAAAGCGAATCGAACAGAAGAGGAGATTTCCGATTTTAAAACTCTCCTCAGTTTGGAAGGCATTGGGTGCGAGAAACGAAGGGAATATGCAAATCGGATTGTTAACGAATATGACTTCTTGTTGCGGGATGATTCGGCTATTCGTTACCAATTGTTGGTGATGGAAATTCAGAAGGATTGTCCGCGCAAGGCGTTTTCTAGAAAAAACGGCTTTCACATTCTCTCCAACCTCTACCATCGCTCCGGCCAATACCCCCAAGCCCTCGCCACCAACGACAGCGCCATTGCCTACGGTGACACGTCTTCGTTCATCAACATGATTCGTGCTTCGATCTTTGCCGAGATGGGCAACCTTGACTCGGCGATTTACTATCAGAGCAAGGCCATTGAACGTGCCAAAATGGACAACCGGCCGTATTTCGGGGATTATGACACGCGTGCGAACCTCTATCAAGAAAAAGGGGACCTCCCAAATGCCTGCGCCGATTGGCAAATGGCTTTGGAACTTGGCTCCACGGCGGCTCAGTCTAAACTGGATAGCTTTTGTCCGGGACAAATCGGCGATCGGTGAGGGGTAGAAATGAAATGCTCATTCTCCTCAGTTTCATCGGCTCGGAAATGCTTAAACATATCATGTACTTGCTAAGATTTTTGAAAAGTTTATACTACTTGACTAGTAATCAGTTTTATAACCTTAGTTTTTGTTTCAAAATAGTGTACTTTAGAAGAATTTTCAACTAGACAAAAATGACTCCTGAAACCAAAAAAACTGCGACCAAGGAAACATCCGGTCTCAACAACGAATTCTCAGAACAAGAACAGTCGATGACCAATTCGGCGATGCCACCTGCTTTTTCACTCAAGGCAAGTAATGCGGCAAGCAACCCTGGAAATAGCAAGGAAACCAAAGAAAAGGTTGAAAAAAAGGCCACCATCCAAGTAGACGGCGTGCCGGAGGAACTGGTGGTGACTTTGGAGAAATGGGAGGGAATTAAATATGAATCATATCCAGACAATGGCCATGTGAGTGGTGGCATGGGGCACCTATTGGACTCAAAGGAGGAACTAGAAAAATATCCCATTGGCACAGCTATTCCTAAGGCTGTGGTGGAATCTTGGGCAAAGAAAGATGTTGGCGAGGCATGGGAAGCCGCGAAAAAGCAAGCGGCTATGCTGGGTGTTGACAGTCAGGATTTTAAAATTGCACTTGGAAGCATGTGTTTCCAAAACGGTGTAGCTTGGAACACGGAGCATGTGAGGACTTGGGAGTTGATGATGGCTCATCGATGGGAGGATGCAGCCGTTGAGGCAGAAGACAGTGAATGGTTTTTGCAGACTCCGGCTCGGGTATTTGAATTCCAGACAGCCCTTCGCAAATTGGAGGTGGGAACTCACGACAGTCACTTAGCTGAAGCATTTACCAGAAAGGTTGCCGAAGGCAAGGACTTGGCGGCAAAGAAGCAATCTCGCGGAAAACCCCAAGAGGCAGGCAATTCCAAATCGGCAACGACAGCAATGCCAGTAGGAAAAGAGGGCATAAAACAAGTTCAAGTCAAGCTCAAGGAACTTGGACTTTATGATGGCAAGGTCGACGGAATAGCTACAAGCAGCAAAGGCGAAAGCAACACCACGAAAGGAATCAAGAAGTTTCAAGAATCCAAAAAACTACCTGTGACAGGTGAGGTGGATGCCAAGACTTGGGAGGCGCTTTCTGGAATGGAGGATAAACGATCAATTTTTGAAAAGTTCGTGAATGGACTTGAGCGTTCTCAAAAAGAAAAATCGTCAACGCCGAAGCAGGAAAGTGGTTGGGGATCAAATCCTAAATCCGAAACCAAGAAACCAACTCCGGACAAGGGATGGGGGAGTGAGCAAAAAGGGAAACAAGAACCTTTCAACGGGGCTGGTAATTTTGTCGATGATAAGTATTGGCGCTCACAGCTAAGGAAAGGAGACGTGAAGGCAGTCAATATTGGTGACACCAACTGCCGTTTGGTTGCCACTGAAATGTTGCTTATTTATCTCAAGGGGGAAAAGCCGGAAATGATCGAGAAGCTAGGACTCTCAAACACTGGCGATCTCAAGGCAGATGTGGGTAGTATGGCGGTAGTTCCATCTGACAAAGAGGCAAATTTTCTGTCTATTTTAGAAGAGGACAAGACGCATAAAAGTGAGACGCATGAAGAGAAAAACTACAATCCTGACGAATGGTATGTCGGAGGTGACCAGACCTCAAAGGCAATTGCCTACATAGAGTCCTATCTCAGCCAAAATG is a window of Bacteroidota bacterium DNA encoding:
- a CDS encoding peptidoglycan-binding protein — protein: MTPETKKTATKETSGLNNEFSEQEQSMTNSAMPPAFSLKASNAASNPGNSKETKEKVEKKATIQVDGVPEELVVTLEKWEGIKYESYPDNGHVSGGMGHLLDSKEELEKYPIGTAIPKAVVESWAKKDVGEAWEAAKKQAAMLGVDSQDFKIALGSMCFQNGVAWNTEHVRTWELMMAHRWEDAAVEAEDSEWFLQTPARVFEFQTALRKLEVGTHDSHLAEAFTRKVAEGKDLAAKKQSRGKPQEAGNSKSATTAMPVGKEGIKQVQVKLKELGLYDGKVDGIATSSKGESNTTKGIKKFQESKKLPVTGEVDAKTWEALSGMEDKRSIFEKFVNGLERSQKEKSSTPKQESGWGSNPKSETKKPTPDKGWGSEQKGKQEPFNGAGNFVDDKYWRSQLRKGDVKAVNIGDTNCRLVATEMLLIYLKGEKPEMIEKLGLSNTGDLKADVGSMAVVPSDKEANFLSILEEDKTHKSETHEEKNYNPDEWYVGGDQTSKAIAYIESYLSQNVPVLVGVDHTYNRDLSTKISSKNGNGYNEGTTDHFITLTGIGMDPKRGKYYSFCDPGRSTKAAGSGSSLQNRLFDQGGGAFKASGTGSSNAQTYHLSMVVLFPSDRAKFNAERQENRKKWID